The Callospermophilus lateralis isolate mCalLat2 chromosome 15, mCalLat2.hap1, whole genome shotgun sequence genome window below encodes:
- the Lbx1 gene encoding transcription factor LBX1 — MTSKEDGKAVPGEERRRSPLDHLPPPANSNKPLTPFSIEDILNKPSVRRSYSLCGAAHLLAAADKHAPGGLPLAGRALLSQTSPLCALEELASKTFKGLEVSVLQAAEGRDGMTIFGQRQTPKKRRKSRTAFTNHQIYELEKRFLYQKYLSPADRDQIAQQLGLTNAQVITWFQNRRAKLKRDLEEMKADVESAKKLGPSGQMDIVALAELEQNSEAAGGGGGGCGRAKSRPGSPALPPGAPQAPGAGPLQLSPASPLTDQRTSSQDCSEDEEDEEIDVDD, encoded by the exons ATGACTTCCAAGGAGGACGGCAAGGCGGTGCCAGGGGAGGAGCGGCGGCGCAGCCCGCTAGACCACCTGCCACCGCCCGCCAACTCCAACAAGCCGCTGACGCCGTTCAGTATCGAGGACATCCTCAATAAGCCGTCTGTGCGGAGAAGTTACTCGCTGTGCGGGGCGGCGCACCTGCTGGCCGCCGCGGACAAGCACGCGCCGGGCGGCTTGCCCCTGGCGGGCCGCGCGCTACTCTCGCAGACCTCGCCGCTGTGCGCGCTGGAGGAGCTCGCAAGCAAGACGTTTAAGGGGCTCGAGGTCAGCGTCCTGCAGGCAGCGGAAG GTCGTGATGGGATGACCATCTTTGGGCAGCGGCAGACCCCCAAGAAGCGGCGAAAGTCCCGCACAGCCTTCACCAATCACCAGATTTACGAGTTGGAAAAGCGTTTCCTATACCAGAAGTACCTGTCCCCAGCAGATCGCGACCAAATCGCGCAGCAGTTGGGCCTCACCAACGCACAGGTCATCACCTGGTTCCAGAATCGGCGTGCCAAGCTCAAGCGGGATCTGGAGGAGATGAAGGCCGACGTGGAGTCCGCCAAGAAACTGGGCCCCAGCGGGCAGATGGACATCGTGGCGCTGGCAGAACTCGAGCAGAACTCGGAGGCCGCAGGCGGCGGTGGCGGTGGCTGTGGCAGGGCCAAGTCGAGGCCGGGTTCTCCTGCACTCCCCCCAGGCGCCCCGCAGGCCCCGGGCGCCGGGCCCTTGCAGCTCTCGCCCGCCTCTCCGCTCACGGACCAGAGGACCAGCAGCCAGGACTGCTCGGAGGATGAGGAAGACGAAGAGATCGACGTGGACGATTGA